Below is a genomic region from Neorhizobium galegae.
TGACGGCCGCTTCCCGCGCGAGGCGGTCGATGCCATGAGGGCCGAGCGCCTGATCGGCATCCAGATCCCGGCCGCGTTCGGCGGCGAGGGCGCTTCGATCGCCGAGATCGCCGAGGTCTGCTCCATCCTGGGACAGGCCTGCGCCGCGAGCGCCATGGTTTTCGCCATGCACCAGATCAAGGTTTCGAGCCTCGTCGAGCACGGCGGCGACAGCGAATGGCATAGGGACTTCATGCGCGAGCTTGCCGGCCGCCAGCTTCTCGTCGCCTCCGCGACGACCGAGGGCGGCATCGGCGGCAACATGCGCAACTCGATCTGCGCGATCGAGGTCGACGGCGACACCTGCCGGCTGACCAAGGATGCGACGGTGATTTCCTACGGCGCCCACGCCGATGCGATCATGGTCACCTCTCGCTCCAACGAGAAGGCCGCACCGACCGACCAGGTCATGACCGTCTTCAAGCAAGGCCAGTATACCCTGCAGAAGACCGTCGACTGGGATACGCTCGGCATGCGCGGCACCTGCTCCGACGGTTTCCTCTTCAGGGGCGAGGCGCCGTCCGTCCAGATCTTTCCGAAGCCGTTCGCCGAGATCGCGGCGCAATCGATGCTCGCCACCTCGCATCTCCTCTGGAGCGCGGTCTGGTACGGGATCGCCGCCGATGCGGTACTGCGCGCCCAGGCTTTCGTACGCGCCGCCGCCCGCAAGGCGGGTGGCACCCAGCCGCCCGGCGCGCTGAGGCTCGCCGAAGCC
It encodes:
- a CDS encoding acyl-CoA dehydrogenase family protein produces the protein MSLPAFAADMSLSARAHRVATVAAEFADRVDHDGRFPREAVDAMRAERLIGIQIPAAFGGEGASIAEIAEVCSILGQACAASAMVFAMHQIKVSSLVEHGGDSEWHRDFMRELAGRQLLVASATTEGGIGGNMRNSICAIEVDGDTCRLTKDATVISYGAHADAIMVTSRSNEKAAPTDQVMTVFKQGQYTLQKTVDWDTLGMRGTCSDGFLFRGEAPSVQIFPKPFAEIAAQSMLATSHLLWSAVWYGIAADAVLRAQAFVRAAARKAGGTQPPGALRLAEASNLLQLLKAGILSGLRIYADAKADHDQLSSMAFSIAMNNVKLASSETILTIINQAMIICGIMGYKNGTPYSLGRHLRDAHSAQLMISNDRILGNTSTMLLVQKPDTSLLG